The Vidua macroura isolate BioBank_ID:100142 chromosome 11, ASM2450914v1, whole genome shotgun sequence genome includes a region encoding these proteins:
- the LOC128812826 gene encoding metallothionein-1 has product MDSQDCPCATGGTCTCGDNCKCKNCKCTSCKKGCCSCCPAGCAKCAQGCVCKGPPSAKCSCCK; this is encoded by the exons ATGGATTCTCAGGATTGCCCTTGTGCCACAG GTGGCACCTGCACCTGCGGGGACAACTGTAAATGCAAAAACTGCAAATGCACATCGTGCAAAAAAG gctgctgctcctgctgcccagctggatGTGCCAAGTGTGCACAGGGCTGCGTCTGCAAGGGGCCCCCCTCCGCcaagtgcagctgctgcaaatAG